The Vitis vinifera cultivar Pinot Noir 40024 chromosome 18, ASM3070453v1 region TCTTGTTGGGTGGGAGATATCTTTTGTAATTTCACCTTGGTTGCTCCTTGgctcttttttgttgttttctttggCATCTTTTGCATGCTCCTATGTACTTTGTTGTGCTATTGCACttgtttaatatatttcatcattgcctataaaaaaaaaaaaaaaagtgctgaTAAATGGTCTGTTGGAAGTTGTAAAACCCTCATTTTGTTGAAATTCAGCTTTATAGAAAACAGGGAATGTAATTGGTTTTTGATAAGCCAAGAGCAGAAGTTAGATGCCAGCTTCTTGTGAAGTTTGCAGTGAGTTGGATACTGTTTGGATGTTACTGGATTACAGTGGGTTAACACCAGGCTATCAATCAAATTATACTGCCACTGTTGCAAATAATTTCTAATCCTATTTTTTGGCTAGAGGATTGAGCACACTTTCTTTGATTCCGATTATTGGACTAGGAACTTATAGAAGTTCTAAAGGTTATTGTAGAGACTAGGGACTGCCtgacaaatataattttgaaatttcttctAATGAATAggggattattattattattattacaaaatatatattgatgggattattattatcattgctattattattattattattattattattattattattattattattattattttttatcagaattgctattattattattattattattatttacccTTGCTGGTTTTATTTGTGAAATATGGATAATATTGAGTGGGATTATTGCAATATGATCAGTATTTATCTTCATTCTTCTATTATTGTTACCTCTAATTTTGCACTTGAGGCTTGACTCtagtggtaaagggttggggagggtttgtgggaggttccaggttcaagtcctaATTGGGACAAAAagaatttacctatcaaaaattataaaaaaaataattgttacctctaaattttttttaaaaaatttgtaaatacTTATATtttcctaacaaaaaaaaaaaaaaaagtattggaAAACATGTATCACtctcaatttttcttaaaaccTTGATTAACTAGcccattttaattttcattacgCCTTTGGTTTAAAAACTCATACATTAGACATAAAAGTGTGCAATCTCATGCATGTGATCAACCATTTGTAACTTGGAATCTTTGgccttcttttattttttttatttttttacatatggTTAGGGATTACTTAGTTTTTTGTTCCTTATGCAATTTAAAAATGATGCAGTTTTATCTCAAGGAAGCAATCATACTTCCAGTCAGTTGTTTTCACAGTGGCAAACATCCAGCCAAGATGAAAACACGGACTCTCAAAGTCAACAAGAGCTAAAGAGTTTGCAGCAGCAAGAGCTAAACTCATCTGACTTGGAGCAAAAGCAGCATGGATCTGGTGTTGAGAATCAGCAACAAGTTGATGCCTCACATGACATAAATCGCCTCCCTTTGCAACAGAAACAATCCCAAGATGATCCTCAACAGCTGCAGTCAGAACCAAATCCCATACAGTTTTCTCAAGCACCTGGGATACAGATTTCAGAAAAGAATTCTGTCCAGATTCCAGAACCAGACAGAATTCATAATCCAGATAAACAGCATCAATTCCCAGAATTACAGAAGATAAATAATCAACAGGGAATAGCCACTGAGCAGGCAAGTAACTCGGGGAATCAAAATAAACATATACCATTTGGAATGTTGCTTCCATCTATAATACCCCACCTGGATAAAGACAGAGCCTTGCAACTTCGAACTCTTTATGCTAAACTGAAGGTAGGTATCTGACAAGCATCTATTTATGAACCATTCTGTTTTATGCGATTAACTGGATTCTTTTCCTGCAAAAATCATGGTGAGTCATTTTCTGTtgttgtttttagaaaaatgaaatcccCAAACTAGCATTCGTCAGGCTTATGAGAGGTATCGTAGGAGACCAGATGCTCAAGTTGGCAGTAATGAAACTGCAACAATCACCGGTGAGCCAAAAATTGGTGTGATGTAATTATGATGAGCTTAGTAGTCTCTAAATAAGTCACATGTTAATATTGGGATCAATCTAAAATAATGGATGCCTGGAATTATCAGACCGGACCCAGCCAATTCCAATTACAGTCTCAAGCTTCAGCGCTGCAACAACATTTGAAAACACCATCCAGTATTGGCTCACAGTTCTCTGATCCTCATTCATTTTCACAACTTCATCAGAAGGGCCAGAGCACTCCTGCAGACTCATCTCATATGCCCTCTTCAGCCATGAAAGTGCAGACTGATTCAAGCTATCCAACCACTGAAACCAATTCTCAAAAACCCCGGGAGATGGAACGTCAGTCAGATTCACATGGAATGCAAGGGAGCCAAATGTCTTCTTCCAGCTTGAGTTCTGCCAAACAAGAAAGGGAGCACTCTGTGATGCCAATGCAAGGTCCTAACAAGCAGCAGCTACAGCAACAGCAACAGCAGCACCAACAGCAACAGcaacagcagcagcaacagcaacagcaacagcagcagcaacaacaacaacagcagcagcagccTCAGCAACAGAAGCAGCATCTGCACTTTTCACAGACACCTTTTACTATGTATGGGAGTGCTGGTGGTAATTATCACTCATATACAGGCACTAATGTTAATACTTCAGCAACATCTACAAAACAGCAACCTCATGATTCCCAAATGAGGCAAGTGCCTCTTCACCAAAACATTGGTTCAACTCAGATGGGAGGGACAAGTCAAGCCATGAATCCAATGAGTGTGCCCAAATTTGAGAGGCAGAGTTCTGTTAATGATCCCAAGAGAGTGCAGGGTGGATCTCTTCCTCATCCATCAAACAGTTCGACATTGCAACAGAGTTCTGTTCCTTGGCAATCATCAACAAATAAAGAGCAGATCTCATCAATGGCATATGTAAAGCAGGAACCAGCTGATCAAACTAATGAGCAGCAGCAAAAATCCCAGCTGTCTACCCCACAGAGTTTGTCTTCTTTCCCTGCTGTACAGGTTGAAAAGGGAAATGCCATTCCAGGAATTTTAAAAGATGAATCTTTGGAGAAGCAGGCTTCTAgaattggtttctcatcatctATGAGTATGTTGCCTCCAAATTCAGTTTCATCTTCCATGGGGACACATCTGGACCCAAATGTCAcggtaatattttatttatttatttatttgagaataacctattatattattttgatcattgGTGCTTCTCTGATCCATTAAATGTGTGAAGTCTTAGTATGTTGTTTGTCTATCTTCTTAACTAGTTGTTGGTGATGGGTTTGATGACATGGGATTTGATATGCTTGAAAAATTAAGATGAGTTGTATTGTATTATTttcccaaggaaaaaaaaaaagacaaaaaaacaccagcttaaatatgtttttttctctcaatcCTCCCTTTTAATCTCTGTAAATTTaactaaaaagagaaaataagccCCCTATCTTTGAGAATCTGTCAAAAACCTTGCTTGTTTGGGAGAATGAAACATGTCTTCACTAATCTTGGTGAGGATTGTCTTGTAAAATGGAGAAAATCTTTTAACTATCCTAACAAGCCCTTccacttataaaaaaaataaaaaaacaaaaaaaaaactgtccTAACAAGCCTTTCCAAATCTCCATAACTCGAAACGGGGAAAAATTAATCcatgaaaaattaaaggtaGCAACTTTGTTTATATCACTATATTAAGTGAAGGTTAATGCCACTAGATCAAACTTCTTGTTTCTTCAATTTACCATGTCTTGGATCATTGAGCTAACAACAAAGAATGTGAATTGATGTAGTGAAACCTTTTGAAAGGTAAAAGGAAGTATAAGCATTTGGCTCTTAGACAATTACCTTAGTCCCAATAGTTGTAGTGGTTGTCTGCAATAGAGGACTAGGGGTGGGCCTTCTACCCCCCAACACcaatgaatattttatatacTAGAGGAAGGTCCATTATTCACCTTTATcttgtattttcttttgtatatttGACAAAATCCTTACAAGACTATAACATAAGTACTTCTCCCACCATACCCACACTCCTTAACTGGAATTTTTTTGGGTCCATTACTGATAGCCCACCACATGGATTATAATGGACAATCTAAATCATTCATCAATGTTGATGCCAAAAACAGTGCTTAATTAGCTAGAATTCAAGTCTAGTACATAGTTGGGGCCTCGATATGAAGCTCGACTTTATTAGAGAGCTTGGGCCTTTCCAACTTCACTTTTGCTTGAAAATGTTGTCAATATGATACCAACTTAAGGAACTTTGATGTTGAGGTTAGACAGAACTTTGATAAACTTTCAGCAAGAGAGACATTACATTCCTTTATTGGTTCAGGAAATGGGTTTTTAAAGCCAACGCCTTAATAAGCGAGCTCCATTAATAACTTGCCTCTGGTGGCTAAGTTGTTGGAGTGGTTGGTGATATGGATGCTGAAATAGCAGGTGAATTATGAGTTAATTCTCCCTCAAGTTTTTGCACGGTGCATACGCTTGCTTCTAGTTGTTCATTTCAACAGGCTTAGATTGAGAGACCTTGAAGCTATGACCTGAAGTTGTGGCCTTGGAGCTATGACCAAAGCTCTTACTTCAGTTTTCATGGTTGGAACTTTGGCATTCAATGGGCATAAATGGGTATATAGGGTTATGGGCTTCCCCCTAAAACTAGGTTATGGGTTCTCTTTGATCGGCCTTGTGGGCATTGTCTATATCAACCTTATTGCTTTGTGTGCAGTTAGATCCTAGTAAAAAAGCAAAATTTGTCTTAGTTCCTACCATACTTTGCTGATAAAAGGTAGCCTTCTTTCCAGTTGAGAATGGGCATCTTGATGGATGATGGTTGCTAGACCAAGTTTTGGTAGGATGTGTGGTGTGAAGAAGTTCCCCTACAAGATTGATTCCTAAAATTTTGTATCCTAGCTTCTCAAAAGAATGTTGGACTGCCTGAGCTTTAGAAAAAGGTGGAGGGCGAGGATCAGTAGAATCCAAGATTTTAAAGGAGTTTGCAAGATTGGTAGTGGCAATGTTGGGAACATTATGTGGGTGACATGGAGTCTTTTTTCTTGGGTTGGCTGTGATTGCAACTGTGGTCACTTTCCAAGGTTGGTTCCTTATATATGAAGTTTGAGAATGGAGCTCTAAGTTCAAGAGTGTAAAACTACCAATTTGACCTAAAAGTTTAATCTGTTAGGTAACAGTGGACTTGTATGTTGAGCTAATTTGAACCTTATCCTACCTCATGGGCAGTCTCATTTTAGGCTTGCACCTGGATTCAATAAATTGGGTAAATTGGAGCCTTGACTCTTAGGATGTCATGAGTTCGAATCTCAATGCATGTTTGCCCCCAATTTATTGAGCTCATGTGCAAGTCTAAAAAGAATGTTGCTTGTGAAGCTAGGTGTTACGACTTTAGCCTAGATCAACTCGATATTGTTTGTCCACCATGAGTTAACAGTTAAGTCTTTGGGTCAAGTTGGTAGCTTAATGAAGAGCTTTCTTTCAGTATCCAGAAAGGAAGTATAGTAATCCTAGGCTTCCTTCAAAGTtagcttctttctttctttgggaGTTGGTTTTGGGGAAAAATACTCACAATCAACCAGCTTATGGGGTGCGGGAGGGCTTTAGTAAAATGGTGAGGATTCAGGTAACCACACACTTTTACATTGTTGATGTTTTAATCGTTTCTAACTTTTGTGTTCTCTTTGTTGGGGGTATTTTGGGTTCTTAAGTGATTAGTGGAGGACCCTTTGCTTGGATAGTATGAAGCTTTGTAGGGAAGGTTTGAATGAGTGTGTGATGGTTGCTCCATCTTTGTTTGTTTAGTAAAGAGCATGATAAGAGGATTATGCCTTTGacttttcatattttagaataaaagatTTGTTTCAAATCATTGTTTGAATGGCCAAAGTCTTCTTAGGTTGAAAACCAAGTTTCCTTTTTAGACGTCATTGGTAGTATGTGGATGGCTTAGGTTGTTGATTAgccttttgttctttctttttcttcctgtATGCTTTGGTTCTGTCTCTCTTTTGTTAGTGCTATTCCTAATCTACAATTATTTGCCTATTAAAGAAAAAAGTCAATTCATTTAATCGGGAATTATCCATAGCTATGTAGATAGTGGTGCCATTATTGTGAAATACTTGAATCTTTTTTCCACTTAAATGAAGCTACTGCATGCAAAGAGGAGCTGCAATAGCCTATGTTAGTATTAggtttttctttccctttttcccCCCCTTAAATGTATAGGGGATTTTGCTGTGAAAGTTGGACTAGCCTTCATGAAATACTCTACTAATactttataaaggaaaaatttaAGTAACAGAGGCACCAGACAATTTGCCTTTTTCTCCATCATTGCTTTTTAGCTTCTCTGCCTTCTgttgtagaatttttttttctaaaaaaaacccTGGTATAGGTGGATTATTTGTTTGAATATTGGATTTACTTTATTTCTGTACCTGTTATGTTCATGCTTTGAAATCTATATGCACACCATTTGTTATCATTTTTATCATTGGCgaactttcttttgtttttccagCTAGGCTCCCGAATCCCATCTGTTACTTCTCCTGTTGGAATTAATACAAGGACACCCCCAAAAAAACCTTCTATTGGCCAGAAGAAACCACTTGAAGCACTTGGTTCTTCACCGCCTCTGCCAAGGTGAAGTAACTTTCTTGTTAGACCATGGCTTgagaatattttaaatgtttgaagcaattttatgtttttcactCAATCTTTgccttgtttt contains the following coding sequences:
- the LOC100252311 gene encoding transcription initiation factor TFIID subunit 4b isoform X1, translating into MDPSIMKLLEEDEDETMHSGADVEALTAALNRDIEGDTSTSQPSDSENVLSQGSNHTSSQLFSQWQTSSQDENTDSQSQQELKSLQQQELNSSDLEQKQHGSGVENQQQVDASHDINRLPLQQKQSQDDPQQLQSEPNPIQFSQAPGIQISEKNSVQIPEPDRIHNPDKQHQFPELQKINNQQGIATEQASNSGNQNKHIPFGMLLPSIIPHLDKDRALQLRTLYAKLKKNEIPKLAFVRLMRGIVGDQMLKLAVMKLQQSPTGPSQFQLQSQASALQQHLKTPSSIGSQFSDPHSFSQLHQKGQSTPADSSHMPSSAMKVQTDSSYPTTETNSQKPREMERQSDSHGMQGSQMSSSSLSSAKQEREHSVMPMQGPNKQQLQQQQQQHQQQQQQQQQQQQQQQQQQQQQQQQPQQQKQHLHFSQTPFTMYGSAGGNYHSYTGTNVNTSATSTKQQPHDSQMRQVPLHQNIGSTQMGGTSQAMNPMSVPKFERQSSVNDPKRVQGGSLPHPSNSSTLQQSSVPWQSSTNKEQISSMAYVKQEPADQTNEQQQKSQLSTPQSLSSFPAVQVEKGNAIPGILKDESLEKQASRIGFSSSMSMLPPNSVSSSMGTHLDPNVTLGSRIPSVTSPVGINTRTPPKKPSIGQKKPLEALGSSPPLPSKKQKVSGAFLDQSIEQLNDVTAVSGVNLREEEEQLFSGPKEDSRVSEASRRVVQEEEERLILQKAPLQKKLAEIMARCSLKNISNDVERCLSLCVEERLRGFISNLIRLSKQRADVEKPRHRSIITSDIRQQILIMNHKAREEWEKKQAEAEKLRKLNEPEGSTGVDGDKDKDEGRVKSLKANKEEDDKMRTTAANVAARAAVGGDDMLSKWQLMAEQARQKREGGIDAASGSQPGKDASRKLSSTSGRNARENQEAEKRGYSTVVSSPGKAESPWLTLNFRDLYMIICCSTLDVIADTLRLNPQINCNYKLCGLMLSNPGLKFHVSGCKMCWYGGLSFLLQKFMHI
- the LOC100252311 gene encoding transcription initiation factor TFIID subunit 4b isoform X2; translated protein: MDPSIMKLLEEDEDETMHSGADVEALTAALNRDIEGDTSTSQPSDSENVLSQGSNHTSSQLFSQWQTSSQDENTDSQSQQELKSLQQQELNSSDLEQKQHGSGVENQQQVDASHDINRLPLQQKQSQDDPQQLQSEPNPIQFSQAPGIQISEKNSVQIPEPDRIHNPDKQHQFPELQKINNQQGIATEQASNSGNQNKHIPFGMLLPSIIPHLDKDRALQLRTLYAKLKKNEIPKLAFVRLMRGIVGDQMLKLAVMKLQQSPTGPSQFQLQSQASALQQHLKTPSSIGSQFSDPHSFSQLHQKGQSTPADSSHMPSSAMKVQTDSSYPTTETNSQKPREMERQSDSHGMQGSQMSSSSLSSAKQEREHSVMPMQGPNKQQLQQQQQQHQQQQQQQQQQQQQQQQQQQQQQQQPQQQKQHLHFSQTPFTMYGSAGGNYHSYTGTNVNTSATSTKQQPHDSQMRQVPLHQNIGSTQMGGTSQAMNPMSVPKFERQSSVNDPKRVQGGSLPHPSNSSTLQQSSVPWQSSTNKEQISSMAYVKQEPADQTNEQQQKSQLSTPQSLSSFPAVQVEKGNAIPGILKDESLEKQASRIGFSSSMSMLPPNSVSSSMGTHLDPNVTLGSRIPSVTSPVGINTRTPPKKPSIGQKKPLEALGSSPPLPSKKQKVSGAFLDQSIEQLNDVTAVSGVNLREEEEQLFSGPKEDSRVSEASRRVVQEEEERLILQKAPLQKKLAEIMARCSLKNISNDVERCLSLCVEERLRGFISNLIRLSKQRADVEKPRHRSIITSDIRQQILIMNHKAREEWEKKQAEAEKLRKLNEPEGSTGVDGDKDKDEGRVKSLKANKEEDDKMRTTAANVAARAAVGGDDMLSKWQLMAEQARQKREGGIDAASGSQPGKDASRKLSSTSGRNARENQEAEKRGYSTVVSSPGGVRKFGRNNAIVPQTRVARNITVKDVISVLEREPQMLKSTLIYRLYEKMRSGAATE